The Ranitomeya imitator isolate aRanImi1 chromosome 6, aRanImi1.pri, whole genome shotgun sequence genome window below encodes:
- the LOC138641649 gene encoding zinc finger protein Xfin-like isoform X2, with amino-acid sequence MATGSQVPACTSEWRSLSPSQRDLYKSVITDNYQSVLSLDYEMYKPEVMSRIEGGQEPWTRDCPGGKDQETEYGAAWEAGMVGQDHQMIYQEEMGVEHENQILPQTPPDMEISEEKPHICSCCGKSFSCYTAVERHRALCEQQHMTKLQKTRQRQRPFHCSECKKNFSERSTLLRHRKTHSGERPYKCLDCHKAFSQSSALTKHRRSHTGERPYCCSVCSKGFIQNSDLVKHIRTHTGERPYQCSTCPKSFAESSALIKHKRTHITNRPQSRNQIKQVKIEASAPIKEQSVQRAQGNKTGAVDSQYTCADCGKSWKQWTSFIRHQTMHSREKSHKCLHCSKSFIQRSDLVKHMRTHSGDRPYQCVQCNKGFIQKSDLVKHHRTHTGERPFPCTHCHKMFAERSALAKHQRTHTGEKPYRCPTCGRGFSQKSNLLLHQRIHSGDRPYSCSQCDRTFIQKSDLVKHQVVHTRQQCLSVSPTAKESCSYLCGECGLCFDHWSDFQKHTLVHGGHNLFRCTECNKDFILKSDLLKHIQSHKVDKPHLCKICSKSFMQKSDLLKHCRTHTGERPYTCQCCNKTFAEKSALMKHGRIHTGERPHKCSLCEKAFLQRSALTKHMRKHTGERPYACGQCGKRFIQNSDLVKHQRIHTGEKPYHCMECDKRFTEGSSLVKHRRTHKGAKPYKCQQCEKTFTQNSDLIKHNLLHIVEEPPATTAFHEIIIVDPEYLNKNTMEEGYPYRCTECSNVFHNRPAFKKHLRTHNIERQYPCSKCPRTFLQTSDLVKHLRTHTGERPFHCAKCGKAFIQNSDFVKHQRTHTGERPFKCDMCDRGFVQKSALTKHMRTHTGEKPYRCELCGKCFIQNSDLVKHRRIHTGEKPYRCPECDKTFTEGSSLIKHRRIHNRLQPYPCKECGKKFSQSPNLLKHMKWHDEEKSRLAGALKNKVVVSQRLDRTVSLTHKKEGGKRLFPCSVCGNRFTYKSVLIKHLRIHTGERPYKCNLCVRSFIQKSDLVKHYRTHTGERPYHCQECGRNFVEQSTLSKHQKTHRRTEEESIVSQNPGLQHQITYWGESADSPGSLTPKFHIIKQDDNLPIIPLGSSKSLPSLLKHKRKVTKTQSYTCPECSKTFSHRSVFLTHKKTHGDQLHVCSVCGKKVSQRSALVKHMRTHTGEKPYQCHTCAKSFIQNSDLVKHVRTHTGEKPYKCDLCEKCFIDRSAVVKHLRTHTGERPHKCQECGKGFVQKSDLAKHMRLHTGENMYPCASCHQTFSSHSAFVKHRHKCSEVMSYQDPNLFYPDMLTWEEQPPPEALNIEGSRLLMRASGVAL; translated from the exons ATGGCAACCGGCAGTCAGGTACCAGCATGTACG AGTGAGTGGCGGAGTCTCAGCCCGTCCCAGAGGGATCTGTACAAGTCGGTGATAACAGACAATTACCAGAGCGTGCTTTCCTTAG ATTACGAGATGTACAAGCCTGAAGTCATGTCTAGAATTGAAGGTGGTCAGGAACCATGGACCAGAGATTGTCCTGGTGGCAAAGACCAAG AAACAGAATATGGAGCAGCATGGGAAGCTGGTATGGTTGGTCAAGACCACCAGATGATCTACCAAGAAGAAATGGGAGTAGAACATGAAAACCAGATCTTGCCACAAACTCCCCCAGACATGGAGATCTCTGAAGAGAAACCTCACATTTGTAGCTGCTGTGGTAAAAGCTTCAGTTGTTACACTGCTGTGGAGAGACATCGGGCCTTGTGTGAACAGCAGCATATGACCAAACTGCAAAAAACTCGCCAAAGGCAGAGGCCATTCCATTGCTCAGAATGTAAGAAGAACTTTTCAGAACGATCCACTCTTCTGCGGCATCGGAAGACACATTCTGGTGAGAGACCGTACAAGTGCTTGGACTGTCACAAAGCGTTTAGTCAGAGTTCTGCTTTAACAAAGCATCGGAGGAGCCACACCGGGGAGAGGCCTTACTGCTGCTCTGTATGCTCAAAGGGCTTCATCCAAAATTCTGACCTGGTTAAACACATTCGAACCCACACTGGAGAAAGGCCGTATCAGTGTTCTACCTGCCCTAAGAGCTTTGCAGAAAGTTCTGCTTTGATTAAACACAAGAGAACACACATTACAAATCGTCCCCAAAGTAGAAATCAAATTAAACAGGTGAAAATAGAGGCAAGTGCGCCGATCAAAGAGCAGAGCGTACAGCGTGCTCAGGGGAATAAGACTGGAGCAGTAGACTCTCAGTACACATGTGCAGACTGTGGGAAGTCATGGAAGCAGTGGACATCCTTCATCCGACATCAAACGATGCATTCGAGAGAGAAATCCCACAAGTGCTTACATTGCAGCAAGAGCTTCATCCAGAGGTCTGACTTGGTCAAGCACATGAGGACACATTCTGGAGACAGACCTTATCAGTGCGTACAGTGCAACAAAGGCTTCATCCAGAAATCTGACCTGGTGAAGCATCACCGGACGCACACCGGAGAAAGGCCATTCCCGTGCACTCACTGTCACAAGATGTTTGCTGAACGATCTGCCTTGGCCAAACACCAGAGAACGCACACGGGGGAAAAGCCCTACAGGTGCCCGACCTGTGGGAGAGGTTTTTCTCAGAAATCAAATCTCCTATTGCACCAAAGAATTCACTCTGGAGATCGTCCTTACAGTTGTTCTCAGTGTGATCGGACATTTATACAGAAGTCAGATTTGGTGAAGCATCAGGTAGTGCACACAAGGCAGCAGTGTTTATCCGTCAGCCCTACAGCGAAGGAATCCTGTTCTTACttgtgtggcgagtgtggtctgtgCTTCGACCACTGGTCTGATTTCCAAAAGCATACCCTGGTGCACGGTGGACATAATCTTTTCCGATGCACCGAGTGCAACAAGGACTTCATCCTGAAGTCAGATCTGTTGAAACATATCCAAAGCCACAAGGTAGACAAGCCCCATCTCTGCAAGATATGTTCTAAGAGTTTCATGCAAAAGTCCGATCTCCTCAAACATTGTCGGACCCACACAGGGGAACGTCCGTACACatgtcagtgttgtaacaagacctTTGCAGAGAAATCTGCTTTAATGAAGCACGGTCGAATCCACACGGGGGAAAGGCCACATAAGTGTTCTCTGTGTGAGAAAGCCTTTCTGCAGAGGTCAGCGCTGACGAAACACATGAGGAAACATACGGGAGAAAGGCCTTATGCCTGTGGTCAGTGTGGAAAGCGCTTCATTCAGAATTCAGATCTAGTCAAACACCAAAGAatccacactggggagaagccctaTCATTGCATGGAATGTGATAAAAGATTTACAGAAGGGTCGTCTTTGGTGAAACATCGTAGAACACACAAAGGAGCGAAGCCGTATAAGTGTCAACAGTGTGAGAAGACGTTTACACAAAACTCGGACTTAATTAAACATAATTTACTTCACATTGTAGAAGAACCACCGGCCACCACCGCTTTTCATGAAATAATCATTGTAGACCCAGAGTATCTGAACAAGAATACGATGGAAGAGGGGTACCCGTATCGATGCACAGAGTGTTCCAATGTGTTCCATAATAGACCAGCCTTTAAGAAGCATCTGAGAACACACAATATAGAAAGACAGTACCCATGCAGCAAGTGTCCCAGGACCTTCTTACAGACCTCAGACTTAGTCAAACATTTGCGAACCCATACGGGAGAACGGCCCTTTCACTGTGCAAAGTGTGGGAAAGCTTTCATTCAGAATTCAGACTTTGTaaaacaccaaagaacccacacaggggaacgGCCATTCAAGTGTGACATGTGCGACCGTGGCTTTGTTCAAAAATCTGCACTGACGAAACACATGAGGACTCACACTGGTGAAAAACCGTATCGATGTGAGctctgtgggaaatgttttatccagaactcTGATCTAGTGAAGCATCGGAggatccacacaggagagaagccataccgCTGCCCTGAATGTGATAAGACCTTCACCGAGGGGTCGTCCCTGATCAAACACCGCAGGATTCACAATAGATTGCAGCCATACCCATGCAAAGAATGTGGAAAAAAGTTTAGTCAGAGCCCCAATCTCCTTAAACACATGAAATGGCATGATGAAGAAAAATCACGTCTAGCTGGCGCGCTCAAGAACAAAGTTGTAGTCTCTCAGAGACTTGACCGCACAGTTTCCTTAACACACAAGAAGGAGGGAGGTAAAAGGTTGTTTCCATGTAGTGTGTGTGGAAACAGATTTACGTACAAGTCCGTGCTAATTAAACATTTACGGATTCACACGGGAGAGCGACCCTACAAGTGCAACCTATGTGTCAGGAGCTTCATCCAAAAATCAGACCTTGTGAAGCATTACCGTACACACACAGGTGAGAGACCATATCACTGCCAGGAATGTGGACGGAACTTTGTTGAACAGTCAACTTTGTCTAAACATCAGAAAACGCACCGCAGAACTGAGGAGGAGAGCATCGTGTCACAGAATCCAGGACTTCAGCACCAAATCACCTACTGGGGGGAATCAGCGGACAGTCCCGGGAGTTTGACACCAAAGTTTCACATTATTAAGCAAGATGATAATCTTCCGATCATTCCTTTAGGCAGTTCTAAAAGTTTACCCTCCTTACTTAAGCATAAAAGAAAGGTGACAAAAACACAGTCGTACACTTGTCCAGAATGCAGTAAGACGTTCAGCCATCGCTCCGTGTTCTTAACCCACAAGAAGACTCATGGAGATCAGCTCCATGTCTGCAGTGTGTGTGGCAAAAAAGTCAGCCAAAGATCGGCCCTGGTGAAACACATGAGGACACACACTGGAGAGAAACCCTATCAGTGTCACACGTGTGCAAAGTCTTTCATTCAGAATTCGGATTTAGTGAAGCACgtgagaacccacacaggagagaaaccatacaAGTGTGACCTTTGCGAGAAATGCTTCATCGATCGGTCTGCAGTGGTGAAACACCTGAGGACTCACACTGGAGAGCGCCCACACAAGTGTCAGGAGTGTGGGAAAGGATTTGTGCAAAAATCTGACCTGGCAAAACATATGAGGCTTCACACAGGTGAGAACATGTATCCGTGCGCCTCGTGTCACCAAACATTCAGCTCTCATTCTGCCTTCGTCAAACACAGACATAAGTGCTCCGAGGTGATGTCGTACCAAGACCCCAACCTCTTCTACCCGGATATGTTAACCTGGGAAGAGCAGCCACCTCCTGAGGCTCTTAACATAGAAGGTTCTAGATTATTGATGAGGGCATCAGGAGTGGCCCTGTGA
- the LOC138641649 gene encoding zinc finger protein Xfin-like isoform X1: MPAVHCGICSPHIVGVYGAQKSPECSAAVTDHRLRLSRYFLCLFLPELRLINKSSIMATGSQSEWRSLSPSQRDLYKSVITDNYQSVLSLDYEMYKPEVMSRIEGGQEPWTRDCPGGKDQETEYGAAWEAGMVGQDHQMIYQEEMGVEHENQILPQTPPDMEISEEKPHICSCCGKSFSCYTAVERHRALCEQQHMTKLQKTRQRQRPFHCSECKKNFSERSTLLRHRKTHSGERPYKCLDCHKAFSQSSALTKHRRSHTGERPYCCSVCSKGFIQNSDLVKHIRTHTGERPYQCSTCPKSFAESSALIKHKRTHITNRPQSRNQIKQVKIEASAPIKEQSVQRAQGNKTGAVDSQYTCADCGKSWKQWTSFIRHQTMHSREKSHKCLHCSKSFIQRSDLVKHMRTHSGDRPYQCVQCNKGFIQKSDLVKHHRTHTGERPFPCTHCHKMFAERSALAKHQRTHTGEKPYRCPTCGRGFSQKSNLLLHQRIHSGDRPYSCSQCDRTFIQKSDLVKHQVVHTRQQCLSVSPTAKESCSYLCGECGLCFDHWSDFQKHTLVHGGHNLFRCTECNKDFILKSDLLKHIQSHKVDKPHLCKICSKSFMQKSDLLKHCRTHTGERPYTCQCCNKTFAEKSALMKHGRIHTGERPHKCSLCEKAFLQRSALTKHMRKHTGERPYACGQCGKRFIQNSDLVKHQRIHTGEKPYHCMECDKRFTEGSSLVKHRRTHKGAKPYKCQQCEKTFTQNSDLIKHNLLHIVEEPPATTAFHEIIIVDPEYLNKNTMEEGYPYRCTECSNVFHNRPAFKKHLRTHNIERQYPCSKCPRTFLQTSDLVKHLRTHTGERPFHCAKCGKAFIQNSDFVKHQRTHTGERPFKCDMCDRGFVQKSALTKHMRTHTGEKPYRCELCGKCFIQNSDLVKHRRIHTGEKPYRCPECDKTFTEGSSLIKHRRIHNRLQPYPCKECGKKFSQSPNLLKHMKWHDEEKSRLAGALKNKVVVSQRLDRTVSLTHKKEGGKRLFPCSVCGNRFTYKSVLIKHLRIHTGERPYKCNLCVRSFIQKSDLVKHYRTHTGERPYHCQECGRNFVEQSTLSKHQKTHRRTEEESIVSQNPGLQHQITYWGESADSPGSLTPKFHIIKQDDNLPIIPLGSSKSLPSLLKHKRKVTKTQSYTCPECSKTFSHRSVFLTHKKTHGDQLHVCSVCGKKVSQRSALVKHMRTHTGEKPYQCHTCAKSFIQNSDLVKHVRTHTGEKPYKCDLCEKCFIDRSAVVKHLRTHTGERPHKCQECGKGFVQKSDLAKHMRLHTGENMYPCASCHQTFSSHSAFVKHRHKCSEVMSYQDPNLFYPDMLTWEEQPPPEALNIEGSRLLMRASGVAL, encoded by the exons ATGCCCGCAGTGCACTGTGGGATATGTAGTCCGCACATTGTGGGCGTGTACGGCGCTCAGAAATCCCCAGAATGCAGTGCGGCGGTCACTGACCATAGGCTGAGGCTCTCCCGGTACTTCCTTTGTCTGTTCCTACCGGAGCTGCGGCTCATCAACAAGAGCAGCATCATGGCAACCGGCAGTCAG AGTGAGTGGCGGAGTCTCAGCCCGTCCCAGAGGGATCTGTACAAGTCGGTGATAACAGACAATTACCAGAGCGTGCTTTCCTTAG ATTACGAGATGTACAAGCCTGAAGTCATGTCTAGAATTGAAGGTGGTCAGGAACCATGGACCAGAGATTGTCCTGGTGGCAAAGACCAAG AAACAGAATATGGAGCAGCATGGGAAGCTGGTATGGTTGGTCAAGACCACCAGATGATCTACCAAGAAGAAATGGGAGTAGAACATGAAAACCAGATCTTGCCACAAACTCCCCCAGACATGGAGATCTCTGAAGAGAAACCTCACATTTGTAGCTGCTGTGGTAAAAGCTTCAGTTGTTACACTGCTGTGGAGAGACATCGGGCCTTGTGTGAACAGCAGCATATGACCAAACTGCAAAAAACTCGCCAAAGGCAGAGGCCATTCCATTGCTCAGAATGTAAGAAGAACTTTTCAGAACGATCCACTCTTCTGCGGCATCGGAAGACACATTCTGGTGAGAGACCGTACAAGTGCTTGGACTGTCACAAAGCGTTTAGTCAGAGTTCTGCTTTAACAAAGCATCGGAGGAGCCACACCGGGGAGAGGCCTTACTGCTGCTCTGTATGCTCAAAGGGCTTCATCCAAAATTCTGACCTGGTTAAACACATTCGAACCCACACTGGAGAAAGGCCGTATCAGTGTTCTACCTGCCCTAAGAGCTTTGCAGAAAGTTCTGCTTTGATTAAACACAAGAGAACACACATTACAAATCGTCCCCAAAGTAGAAATCAAATTAAACAGGTGAAAATAGAGGCAAGTGCGCCGATCAAAGAGCAGAGCGTACAGCGTGCTCAGGGGAATAAGACTGGAGCAGTAGACTCTCAGTACACATGTGCAGACTGTGGGAAGTCATGGAAGCAGTGGACATCCTTCATCCGACATCAAACGATGCATTCGAGAGAGAAATCCCACAAGTGCTTACATTGCAGCAAGAGCTTCATCCAGAGGTCTGACTTGGTCAAGCACATGAGGACACATTCTGGAGACAGACCTTATCAGTGCGTACAGTGCAACAAAGGCTTCATCCAGAAATCTGACCTGGTGAAGCATCACCGGACGCACACCGGAGAAAGGCCATTCCCGTGCACTCACTGTCACAAGATGTTTGCTGAACGATCTGCCTTGGCCAAACACCAGAGAACGCACACGGGGGAAAAGCCCTACAGGTGCCCGACCTGTGGGAGAGGTTTTTCTCAGAAATCAAATCTCCTATTGCACCAAAGAATTCACTCTGGAGATCGTCCTTACAGTTGTTCTCAGTGTGATCGGACATTTATACAGAAGTCAGATTTGGTGAAGCATCAGGTAGTGCACACAAGGCAGCAGTGTTTATCCGTCAGCCCTACAGCGAAGGAATCCTGTTCTTACttgtgtggcgagtgtggtctgtgCTTCGACCACTGGTCTGATTTCCAAAAGCATACCCTGGTGCACGGTGGACATAATCTTTTCCGATGCACCGAGTGCAACAAGGACTTCATCCTGAAGTCAGATCTGTTGAAACATATCCAAAGCCACAAGGTAGACAAGCCCCATCTCTGCAAGATATGTTCTAAGAGTTTCATGCAAAAGTCCGATCTCCTCAAACATTGTCGGACCCACACAGGGGAACGTCCGTACACatgtcagtgttgtaacaagacctTTGCAGAGAAATCTGCTTTAATGAAGCACGGTCGAATCCACACGGGGGAAAGGCCACATAAGTGTTCTCTGTGTGAGAAAGCCTTTCTGCAGAGGTCAGCGCTGACGAAACACATGAGGAAACATACGGGAGAAAGGCCTTATGCCTGTGGTCAGTGTGGAAAGCGCTTCATTCAGAATTCAGATCTAGTCAAACACCAAAGAatccacactggggagaagccctaTCATTGCATGGAATGTGATAAAAGATTTACAGAAGGGTCGTCTTTGGTGAAACATCGTAGAACACACAAAGGAGCGAAGCCGTATAAGTGTCAACAGTGTGAGAAGACGTTTACACAAAACTCGGACTTAATTAAACATAATTTACTTCACATTGTAGAAGAACCACCGGCCACCACCGCTTTTCATGAAATAATCATTGTAGACCCAGAGTATCTGAACAAGAATACGATGGAAGAGGGGTACCCGTATCGATGCACAGAGTGTTCCAATGTGTTCCATAATAGACCAGCCTTTAAGAAGCATCTGAGAACACACAATATAGAAAGACAGTACCCATGCAGCAAGTGTCCCAGGACCTTCTTACAGACCTCAGACTTAGTCAAACATTTGCGAACCCATACGGGAGAACGGCCCTTTCACTGTGCAAAGTGTGGGAAAGCTTTCATTCAGAATTCAGACTTTGTaaaacaccaaagaacccacacaggggaacgGCCATTCAAGTGTGACATGTGCGACCGTGGCTTTGTTCAAAAATCTGCACTGACGAAACACATGAGGACTCACACTGGTGAAAAACCGTATCGATGTGAGctctgtgggaaatgttttatccagaactcTGATCTAGTGAAGCATCGGAggatccacacaggagagaagccataccgCTGCCCTGAATGTGATAAGACCTTCACCGAGGGGTCGTCCCTGATCAAACACCGCAGGATTCACAATAGATTGCAGCCATACCCATGCAAAGAATGTGGAAAAAAGTTTAGTCAGAGCCCCAATCTCCTTAAACACATGAAATGGCATGATGAAGAAAAATCACGTCTAGCTGGCGCGCTCAAGAACAAAGTTGTAGTCTCTCAGAGACTTGACCGCACAGTTTCCTTAACACACAAGAAGGAGGGAGGTAAAAGGTTGTTTCCATGTAGTGTGTGTGGAAACAGATTTACGTACAAGTCCGTGCTAATTAAACATTTACGGATTCACACGGGAGAGCGACCCTACAAGTGCAACCTATGTGTCAGGAGCTTCATCCAAAAATCAGACCTTGTGAAGCATTACCGTACACACACAGGTGAGAGACCATATCACTGCCAGGAATGTGGACGGAACTTTGTTGAACAGTCAACTTTGTCTAAACATCAGAAAACGCACCGCAGAACTGAGGAGGAGAGCATCGTGTCACAGAATCCAGGACTTCAGCACCAAATCACCTACTGGGGGGAATCAGCGGACAGTCCCGGGAGTTTGACACCAAAGTTTCACATTATTAAGCAAGATGATAATCTTCCGATCATTCCTTTAGGCAGTTCTAAAAGTTTACCCTCCTTACTTAAGCATAAAAGAAAGGTGACAAAAACACAGTCGTACACTTGTCCAGAATGCAGTAAGACGTTCAGCCATCGCTCCGTGTTCTTAACCCACAAGAAGACTCATGGAGATCAGCTCCATGTCTGCAGTGTGTGTGGCAAAAAAGTCAGCCAAAGATCGGCCCTGGTGAAACACATGAGGACACACACTGGAGAGAAACCCTATCAGTGTCACACGTGTGCAAAGTCTTTCATTCAGAATTCGGATTTAGTGAAGCACgtgagaacccacacaggagagaaaccatacaAGTGTGACCTTTGCGAGAAATGCTTCATCGATCGGTCTGCAGTGGTGAAACACCTGAGGACTCACACTGGAGAGCGCCCACACAAGTGTCAGGAGTGTGGGAAAGGATTTGTGCAAAAATCTGACCTGGCAAAACATATGAGGCTTCACACAGGTGAGAACATGTATCCGTGCGCCTCGTGTCACCAAACATTCAGCTCTCATTCTGCCTTCGTCAAACACAGACATAAGTGCTCCGAGGTGATGTCGTACCAAGACCCCAACCTCTTCTACCCGGATATGTTAACCTGGGAAGAGCAGCCACCTCCTGAGGCTCTTAACATAGAAGGTTCTAGATTATTGATGAGGGCATCAGGAGTGGCCCTGTGA